The Arachis ipaensis cultivar K30076 chromosome B07, Araip1.1, whole genome shotgun sequence genome includes a window with the following:
- the LOC110265121 gene encoding uncharacterized protein LOC110265121, with protein MERSKKVKKSTEEGGREFTGDTALVPRMEDWMAEEEMEENGNSKGTEQPQLEVERVVEFGASKSNSFADTVRMGKSTGGGHTQREQEPKTNSAEDTDMEESDDEDTEIIVKKLPNGIYNLVIGEGVKRELRKEWWETLIVKLLGRKISLLALKRRLEILWGKRGSIDVIDLGNDFFLVKFFSSEDLDFALTEGPWKILDHYLTIRFWKPDFNPSEASIDTIAAWIRLPGLAIEYYHRAILEKIGNIVGRTLKVDSNTAEVSRGKFARICVEVDLTKPLVAQYQINGKNRT; from the exons ATGGAAAGATcaaaaaaagtaaagaaatcAACTGAGGAAGGAGGAAGGGAGTTCACAGGAGACACTGCCCTTGTACCAAGAATGGAAGATTGGATGGCTGAGGAAGAGATGGAGGAAAATGGCAACAGCAAAGGTACAGAACAGCCTCAGCTGGAAGTTGAGAGGGTAGTTGAGTTTGGAGCCTCAAAGTCCAACTCTTTTGCAGATACTGTCCGAATGGGGAAGAGCACTGGAGGAGGGCACACACAAAGGGAGCAGGAGCCAAAGACAAATAGTGCTGAAGACACAGACATGGAAGAGAGTGATGATGAAGACACAGAAATAATAGTCAAAAAATTGCCGAATGGAATATACAATTTAGTCATAGGGGAAGGAGTGAAAAGGGAGCTCAGAAAGGAGTGGTGGGAGACCCTCATTGTCAAGCTGCTGGGGCGAAAGATCTCTTTGTTAGCCCTTAAACGGCGTCTGGAAATATTGTGGGGGAAAAGGGGGAGCATTGATGTGATAGACCTGGGGAACGATTTTTTCTTGGTCAAGTTTTTCAGTTCAGAAGACTTAGATTTTGCACTCACGGAGGGACCTTGGAAAATACTTGATCACTACTTGACTATCAGGTTCTGGAAACCAGATTTCAACCCTTCTGAAGCCTCTATTGACACTATTGCTGCCTGGATTCGACTACCGGGGTTAGCAATAGAATACTATCACAGAGCCATTCTTGAAAAGATTGGAAATATTGTGGGGAGGACCTTAAAAGTAGACAGCAACACTGCAGAAGTCTCAAGAGGAAAGTTTGCTAGGATCTGTGTAGAGGTGGATTTGACAAAGCCGCTGGTTGCTCAATATCAGATAAATGGAAAAA ATAGGACATGA
- the LOC107610149 gene encoding lysophospholipid acyltransferase LPEAT1 isoform X2 has product MVMQVGSMESELKTLNSKDLKANGISKSNIGDGEGEGDDRPLLKSSDSTSTTTTTSDTIEDMEKKYAAFVRRDAYGTMGRGDLPAKEKLLLGFALVTLLPIRVVLAMTILVFYYAICRVCTLFSSPNRDDEQEDYAHMGGWRRAVIVRCGRALSRSMLFIFGFYWIPESHIPDHHDADGNGSSFTHTKNGDKTQPEVGRPGVVISNHVSYLDILYHMSSVFPSFVAKRSVSKLPFVGLISKCLGCVYVQRESKSSDFKGVSAIVTERIREAHQNESAPVMMLFPEGTTTNGEYLLPFKTGGFLAKAPVLPVILRYHYKRFSPAWDSISGVRHVIFLLCQFVNYVEVIRLPVYYPSQQEKDDPKLYANNVRRLMATEGNLILADIGLAEKRIYHAALNGLFSQC; this is encoded by the exons ATGGTTATGCAAGTTGGAAGCATGGAGTCAGAACTGAAAACCCTAAATTCCAAAGACCTCAAAGCCAATGGAATCTCCAAATCCAACATCGGGGATGGAGAAGGTGAAGGTGACGATCGCCCTCTGCTCAAGTCCTCCGACTccaccagcaccaccaccaccacatccGACACCATTGAAGACATGGAGAAGAAATACGCCGCCTTCGTCCGCCGCGACGCGTACGGCACCATGGGCCGCGGCGACCTCCCGGCAAAGGAGAAGCTCCTCTTGGGATTCGCGCTCGTCACGCTGCTCCCCATACGAGTCGTGCTTGCTATGACCATCCTGGTGTTCTACTACGCCATCTGTCGCGTGTGCACTCTATTTTCTTCTCCTAACCGCGACGACGAGCAGGAGGATTACGCTCATATGGGCGGGTGGCGTAGGGCAGTTATTGTTCGCTGCGGGAGAGCTCTATCGAGGTCCATGCTCTTTATCTTCGGCTTCTATTGGATCCCGGAGTCTCATATCCCTGATCATCACGATGCTGATGGAAATGGAAGCTCCTTCACTCACACAAAG AATGGAGACAAAACTCAACCAGAAGTGGGAAGACCTGGCGTAGTAATATCTAATCATGTGTCGTACTTGGATATTTTGTATCACATGTCCTCTGTATTCCCCAGTTTTGTTGCTAAG AGATCTGTGTCTAAGCTTCCATTCGTCGGGCTCATCAG CAAGTGCCTTGGATGTGTCTATGTTCAGCGGGAATCAAAATCATCAGACTTCAAGGGCGTTTCAG CGATCGTCACTGAAAGAATTCGAGAAGCTCATCAAAATGAGTCTGCTCCAGTAATGATGCTATTCCCAG AAGGTACAACCACAAATGGAGAGTACCTCCTTCCATTCAAGACAGGAGGTTTTTTAGCAAAAGCACCAGTACTTCCTGTAATTTTACGATACCATTACAAGAGGTTTAGCCCTGCCTGGGATTCCATATCTGGG GTGCGTCATGTGATTTTTCTCCTATGTCAATTTGTAAATTATGTGGAGGTGATTCGGTTACCTGTTtactatccctcacagcaggagaAGGATGACCCTAAACTATATGCCAATAATGTTAGAAGATTGATGGCTACTGAG GGTAATTTGATACTTGCTGACATTGGACTCGCTGAAAAACGAATATATCATGCTGCTCTGAATG GTTTGTTTTCCCAATGCTAA
- the LOC107610149 gene encoding lysophospholipid acyltransferase LPEAT1 isoform X1 — MVMQVGSMESELKTLNSKDLKANGISKSNIGDGEGEGDDRPLLKSSDSTSTTTTTSDTIEDMEKKYAAFVRRDAYGTMGRGDLPAKEKLLLGFALVTLLPIRVVLAMTILVFYYAICRVCTLFSSPNRDDEQEDYAHMGGWRRAVIVRCGRALSRSMLFIFGFYWIPESHIPDHHDADGNGSSFTHTKNGDKTQPEVGRPGVVISNHVSYLDILYHMSSVFPSFVAKRSVSKLPFVGLISKCLGCVYVQRESKSSDFKGVSAIVTERIREAHQNESAPVMMLFPEGTTTNGEYLLPFKTGGFLAKAPVLPVILRYHYKRFSPAWDSISGVRHVIFLLCQFVNYVEVIRLPVYYPSQQEKDDPKLYANNVRRLMATEGNLILADIGLAEKRIYHAALNGNNSLPSVLHQKDD; from the exons ATGGTTATGCAAGTTGGAAGCATGGAGTCAGAACTGAAAACCCTAAATTCCAAAGACCTCAAAGCCAATGGAATCTCCAAATCCAACATCGGGGATGGAGAAGGTGAAGGTGACGATCGCCCTCTGCTCAAGTCCTCCGACTccaccagcaccaccaccaccacatccGACACCATTGAAGACATGGAGAAGAAATACGCCGCCTTCGTCCGCCGCGACGCGTACGGCACCATGGGCCGCGGCGACCTCCCGGCAAAGGAGAAGCTCCTCTTGGGATTCGCGCTCGTCACGCTGCTCCCCATACGAGTCGTGCTTGCTATGACCATCCTGGTGTTCTACTACGCCATCTGTCGCGTGTGCACTCTATTTTCTTCTCCTAACCGCGACGACGAGCAGGAGGATTACGCTCATATGGGCGGGTGGCGTAGGGCAGTTATTGTTCGCTGCGGGAGAGCTCTATCGAGGTCCATGCTCTTTATCTTCGGCTTCTATTGGATCCCGGAGTCTCATATCCCTGATCATCACGATGCTGATGGAAATGGAAGCTCCTTCACTCACACAAAG AATGGAGACAAAACTCAACCAGAAGTGGGAAGACCTGGCGTAGTAATATCTAATCATGTGTCGTACTTGGATATTTTGTATCACATGTCCTCTGTATTCCCCAGTTTTGTTGCTAAG AGATCTGTGTCTAAGCTTCCATTCGTCGGGCTCATCAG CAAGTGCCTTGGATGTGTCTATGTTCAGCGGGAATCAAAATCATCAGACTTCAAGGGCGTTTCAG CGATCGTCACTGAAAGAATTCGAGAAGCTCATCAAAATGAGTCTGCTCCAGTAATGATGCTATTCCCAG AAGGTACAACCACAAATGGAGAGTACCTCCTTCCATTCAAGACAGGAGGTTTTTTAGCAAAAGCACCAGTACTTCCTGTAATTTTACGATACCATTACAAGAGGTTTAGCCCTGCCTGGGATTCCATATCTGGG GTGCGTCATGTGATTTTTCTCCTATGTCAATTTGTAAATTATGTGGAGGTGATTCGGTTACCTGTTtactatccctcacagcaggagaAGGATGACCCTAAACTATATGCCAATAATGTTAGAAGATTGATGGCTACTGAG GGTAATTTGATACTTGCTGACATTGGACTCGCTGAAAAACGAATATATCATGCTGCTCTGAATGGTAATAATAGTCTGCCTAGTGTTTTGCATCAGAAAGACGATTGA